A DNA window from Hevea brasiliensis isolate MT/VB/25A 57/8 chromosome 2, ASM3005281v1, whole genome shotgun sequence contains the following coding sequences:
- the LOC110650834 gene encoding uncharacterized protein LOC110650834 isoform X2 translates to MKLSTIMFSVSAPSIRTKSPSLTSASFGSLCCSSYPSLQTKSRNFIPLKNVALPWNSISTGKRRYLCSVSASKSENGFTGSSFQGDESFFRSVLAGMETVYLNRNPTAKAVLELVQSADGEPICYDHFAFRTFGVNGHGIDSMASLFLDYGYTQKGELRFPAKKLRALWFSPPSIPHSNTGSGVNGPLPRIFISELLVDQISPQAQEIIKKYVEVSASGYKHAALASTLGFLTWNKPLYSEFEQLARESEYAAWTLVNGYALNHVTISTHRLKSQLRSINCLDQFIEDNGFKLNSEGGILKAVSPDGLLLQSSTVADSITFKFSDGVTESVPCSYIEFAERLVLPQYKNLPEQEVREFHRRDGFEVGNADKIFESTSKEQLTRRAA, encoded by the exons ATGAAACTGTCTACGATCATGTTTTCCGTCAGCGCACCCTCGATTAGAACCAAATCTCCGTCTCTCACTTCCGCTTCATTTGGCTCCCTTTGCTGCTCTTCTTATCCTTCACTGCAAACCAAATCGCGTAATTTTATTCCCTTGAAGAACGTTGCGCTTCCTTGGAATTCAATTTCCACAGGAAAACGACGATACCTCTGTTCCGTCTCTGCTTCTAAATCGGAAAATGGATTCACCGGATCCTCTTTTCAG GGAGATGAATCATTTTTCAGGAGTGTATTGGCTGGTATGGAAACGGTTTATTTGAACAGGAACCCCACGGCGAAAGCTGTTTTGGAGCTGGTTCAGTCAGCTGACGGCGAACCAATCTGCTATGATCATTTTGCTTTCAGGACATTTGGG gTGAATGGTCATGGGATTGATTCCATGGCAAGCCTTTTCCTGGATTATGGTTATACACAGAAGGGGGAACTGAGATTTCCTGCCAAAAAATTGAGAGCTCTGTGGTTTTCGCCTCCCAGTATTCCACATTCTAATACTGGCAGTGGTGTTAATGGGCCTTTGCCCAGAATTTTCATTTCGGAGCTTCTTGTTGATCAGATAAGCCCACAAGCTCAA GAAATCATTAAAAAATATGTTGAAGTATCTGCGAGCGGATATAAACATGCAGCTCTTGCAAGTACTCTAGGCTTTCTGACATGGAACAAGCCCTTATATTCTGAATTTGAGCAATTAGCAAG GGAGAGTGAATATGCTGCCTGGACACTTGTCAATGGTTATGCACTAAACCATGTTACCATTTCCACTCATCGGCTGAAATCTCAGTTGAGAAGTATCAATTGCCTTGATCAATTTATTGAAGATAATGGgttcaaattaaattctgaagggGGCATTCTGAAAG CAGTGAGTCCTGATGGCCTTTTGCTGCAAAGTTCAACTGTGGCTGATTCAATCACTTTCAAATTTTCTGATGGTGTCACTGAATCAGTTCCTTGTTCATATATCGAGTTTGCTGAACGCCTTGTGCTGCCACAGTATAAAAATCTACCAGAACAAGAG GTTAGGGAATTCCACAGGCGAGATGGGTTTGAGGTTGGGAATGCTGATAAGATCTTTGAGAGCACATCCAAAGAGCAATTGACTAGGAGGGCTGCATAA
- the LOC110650834 gene encoding uncharacterized protein LOC110650834 isoform X4 translates to MKLSTIMFSVSAPSIRTKSPSLTSASFGSLCCSSYPSLQTKSRNFIPLKNVALPWNSISTGKRRYLCSVSASKSENGFTGSSFQGDESFFRSVLAGMETVYLNRNPTAKAVLELVQSADGEPICYDHFAFRTFGVNGHGIDSMASLFLDYGYTQKGELRFPAKKLRALWFSPPSIPHSNTGSGVNGPLPRIFISELLVDQISPQAQEIIKKYVEVSASGYKHAALASTLGFLTWNKPLYSEFEQLARESEYAAWTLVNGYALNHVTISTHRLKSQLRSINCLDQFIEDNGFKLNSEGGILKVSPDGLLLQSSTVADSITFKFSDGVTESVPCSYIEFAERLVLPQYKNLPEQEVREFHRRDGFEVGNADKIFESTSKEQLTRRAA, encoded by the exons ATGAAACTGTCTACGATCATGTTTTCCGTCAGCGCACCCTCGATTAGAACCAAATCTCCGTCTCTCACTTCCGCTTCATTTGGCTCCCTTTGCTGCTCTTCTTATCCTTCACTGCAAACCAAATCGCGTAATTTTATTCCCTTGAAGAACGTTGCGCTTCCTTGGAATTCAATTTCCACAGGAAAACGACGATACCTCTGTTCCGTCTCTGCTTCTAAATCGGAAAATGGATTCACCGGATCCTCTTTTCAG GGAGATGAATCATTTTTCAGGAGTGTATTGGCTGGTATGGAAACGGTTTATTTGAACAGGAACCCCACGGCGAAAGCTGTTTTGGAGCTGGTTCAGTCAGCTGACGGCGAACCAATCTGCTATGATCATTTTGCTTTCAGGACATTTGGG gTGAATGGTCATGGGATTGATTCCATGGCAAGCCTTTTCCTGGATTATGGTTATACACAGAAGGGGGAACTGAGATTTCCTGCCAAAAAATTGAGAGCTCTGTGGTTTTCGCCTCCCAGTATTCCACATTCTAATACTGGCAGTGGTGTTAATGGGCCTTTGCCCAGAATTTTCATTTCGGAGCTTCTTGTTGATCAGATAAGCCCACAAGCTCAA GAAATCATTAAAAAATATGTTGAAGTATCTGCGAGCGGATATAAACATGCAGCTCTTGCAAGTACTCTAGGCTTTCTGACATGGAACAAGCCCTTATATTCTGAATTTGAGCAATTAGCAAG GGAGAGTGAATATGCTGCCTGGACACTTGTCAATGGTTATGCACTAAACCATGTTACCATTTCCACTCATCGGCTGAAATCTCAGTTGAGAAGTATCAATTGCCTTGATCAATTTATTGAAGATAATGGgttcaaattaaattctgaagggGGCATTCTGAAAG TGAGTCCTGATGGCCTTTTGCTGCAAAGTTCAACTGTGGCTGATTCAATCACTTTCAAATTTTCTGATGGTGTCACTGAATCAGTTCCTTGTTCATATATCGAGTTTGCTGAACGCCTTGTGCTGCCACAGTATAAAAATCTACCAGAACAAGAG GTTAGGGAATTCCACAGGCGAGATGGGTTTGAGGTTGGGAATGCTGATAAGATCTTTGAGAGCACATCCAAAGAGCAATTGACTAGGAGGGCTGCATAA
- the LOC110650833 gene encoding serine/threonine-protein kinase PBL34 translates to MGLGSEDGKVKTSWDACQSKGRGKKKDSGGSGDVVEKSATGCWVKFRFIGSCISSRSKVDSSVSGTSTHCESKSTNDTSRDQPAAPVISSTTTSNTESNSSTSKLEEDLKIASRLRKFTFNDLKLATRNFRPESLLGEGGFGCVFKGWIEENGTAPVKPGTGLTVAVKTLNHDGLQGHKEWLAEVNFLGDLVHPNLVKLIGYCIEDDQRLLVYEFMPRGSLENHLFRRSLPLPWSIRMKIALGAAKGLAFLHEEAERLVIYRDFKTSNILLDADYNAKLSDFGLAKDGPEGDKTHVSTRVMGTYGYAAPEYVMTGHLTSKSDVYSFGVVLLEMITGRRSMDKNRPIGEHNLVEWARPHLGERRRFYRLIDPRLEGHFSIKGAQKTAQLAAHCLSRDPKARPLMSEVVEVLKPLPNLKDMASSSYYFQTMQAERAVSSPNAKNISRTQGGFLRNGQQQRSLSITNGSHASPYHHQYPHQSPKPNGKTIAWGQ, encoded by the exons ATGGGATTAGGCAGTGAAGATGGAAAAGTGAAGACTTCTTGGGATGCGTGCCAATCAAAGGGAAGGGGGAAGAAGAAAGACAGTGGTGGTAGTGGGGATGTCGTGGAGAAGTCAGCGACTGGGTGTTGGGTCAAGTTCAGGTTTATAGGGAGCTGCATTTCTTCAAGATCCAAAGTTGATAGCTCTGTTAGTGGGACGAGTACTCATTGCG AAAGTAAGTCCACAAATGATACAAGCAGAGACCAACCAGCTGCTCCTGTAATCTCATCTACAACCACAAGTAATACAGAAAGTAATTCATCAACCTCCAAACTTGAAGAGGACCTAAAAATTGCTTCTCGACTgcgaaaatttacatttaatgatCTTAAGTTGGCAACGAGAAATTTTAGACCTGAGAGTCTTCTTGGTGAAGGTGGTTTTGGCTGTGTGTTTAAGGGATGGATTGAGGAAAATGGAACTGCTCCAGTGAAACCTGGTACAGGACTTACTGTTGCCGTTAAAACCCTTAATCATGATGGGCTTCAGGGTCATAAAGAGTGGTTG GCTGAAGTGAATTTTCTTGGTGATCTTGTTCATCCTAACTTGGTTAAACTGATCGGTTATTGCATTGAAGATGATCAGAGGCTGCTAGTCTATGAGTTTATGCCTCGAGGAAGCCTCGAGAACCACCTATTTAGAA GATCTCTGCCTCTTCCATGGTCCATAAGGATGAAAATTGCCCTAGGTGCTGCAAAAGGTCTtgcttttcttcatgaagaagcgGAAAGGCTAGTCATATATCGCGATTTTAAGACCTCCAATATTCTATTAGATGCG GATTATAATGCCAAGCTTTCTGATTTTGGACTTGCTAAAGATGGTCCTGAGGGAGATAAGACACATGTATCTACACGTGTCATGGGAACATATGGTTATGCAGCCCCAGAATATGTGATGACTG GGCATCTCACATCAAAGAGTGATGTCTATAGTTTTGGTGTAGTTTTACTTGAAATGATAACTGGCAGAAGATCCATGGATAAGAACCGACCTATTGGAGAACATAACCTTGTGGAATGGGCTCGGCCACATCTAGGAGAGAGGAGAAGATTCTACAGATTGATAGATCCTCGGCTTGAAGGCCACTTTTCCATAAAAGGTGCCCAGAAAACGGCACAACTGGCTGCTCACTGTCTTAGCCGGGATCCAAAAGCCAGGCCCCTGATGAGTGAAGTTGTGGAGGTGCTGAAGCCTCTGCCAAATCTTAAGGACATGGCAAGCTCATCATATTATTTCCAGACCATGCAAGCTGAGCGAGCTGTATCCAGCCCAAATGCCAAAAATATCAGCCGAACACAAGGAGGATTTTTGAGGAATGGACAGCAACAGAGGAGTCTTTCAATAACAAATGGTTCCCATGCATCTCCTTACCACCATCAATACCCTCATCAATCGCCGAAACCCAATGGAAAAACCATAGCATGGGGTCAGTAA
- the LOC110650834 gene encoding uncharacterized protein LOC110650834 isoform X1: MKLSTIMFSVSAPSIRTKSPSLTSASFGSLCCSSYPSLQTKSRNFIPLKNVALPWNSISTGKRRYLCSVSASKSENGFTGSSFQGDESFFRSVLAGMETVYLNRNPTAKAVLELVQSADGEPICYDHFAFRTFGVNGHGIDSMASLFLDYGYTQKGELRFPAKKLRALWFSPPSIPHSNTGSGVNGPLPRIFISELLVDQISPQAQEIIKKYVEVSASGYKHAALASTLGFLTWNKPLYSEFEQLARESEYAAWTLVNGYALNHVTISTHRLKSQLRSINCLDQFIEDNGFKLNSEGGILKAVSPDGLLLQSSTVADSITFKFSDGVTESVPCSYIEFAERLVLPQYKNLPEQEQVREFHRRDGFEVGNADKIFESTSKEQLTRRAA, encoded by the exons ATGAAACTGTCTACGATCATGTTTTCCGTCAGCGCACCCTCGATTAGAACCAAATCTCCGTCTCTCACTTCCGCTTCATTTGGCTCCCTTTGCTGCTCTTCTTATCCTTCACTGCAAACCAAATCGCGTAATTTTATTCCCTTGAAGAACGTTGCGCTTCCTTGGAATTCAATTTCCACAGGAAAACGACGATACCTCTGTTCCGTCTCTGCTTCTAAATCGGAAAATGGATTCACCGGATCCTCTTTTCAG GGAGATGAATCATTTTTCAGGAGTGTATTGGCTGGTATGGAAACGGTTTATTTGAACAGGAACCCCACGGCGAAAGCTGTTTTGGAGCTGGTTCAGTCAGCTGACGGCGAACCAATCTGCTATGATCATTTTGCTTTCAGGACATTTGGG gTGAATGGTCATGGGATTGATTCCATGGCAAGCCTTTTCCTGGATTATGGTTATACACAGAAGGGGGAACTGAGATTTCCTGCCAAAAAATTGAGAGCTCTGTGGTTTTCGCCTCCCAGTATTCCACATTCTAATACTGGCAGTGGTGTTAATGGGCCTTTGCCCAGAATTTTCATTTCGGAGCTTCTTGTTGATCAGATAAGCCCACAAGCTCAA GAAATCATTAAAAAATATGTTGAAGTATCTGCGAGCGGATATAAACATGCAGCTCTTGCAAGTACTCTAGGCTTTCTGACATGGAACAAGCCCTTATATTCTGAATTTGAGCAATTAGCAAG GGAGAGTGAATATGCTGCCTGGACACTTGTCAATGGTTATGCACTAAACCATGTTACCATTTCCACTCATCGGCTGAAATCTCAGTTGAGAAGTATCAATTGCCTTGATCAATTTATTGAAGATAATGGgttcaaattaaattctgaagggGGCATTCTGAAAG CAGTGAGTCCTGATGGCCTTTTGCTGCAAAGTTCAACTGTGGCTGATTCAATCACTTTCAAATTTTCTGATGGTGTCACTGAATCAGTTCCTTGTTCATATATCGAGTTTGCTGAACGCCTTGTGCTGCCACAGTATAAAAATCTACCAGAACAAGAG CAGGTTAGGGAATTCCACAGGCGAGATGGGTTTGAGGTTGGGAATGCTGATAAGATCTTTGAGAGCACATCCAAAGAGCAATTGACTAGGAGGGCTGCATAA
- the LOC110650834 gene encoding uncharacterized protein LOC110650834 isoform X3, whose protein sequence is MKLSTIMFSVSAPSIRTKSPSLTSASFGSLCCSSYPSLQTKSRNFIPLKNVALPWNSISTGKRRYLCSVSASKSENGFTGSSFQGDESFFRSVLAGMETVYLNRNPTAKAVLELVQSADGEPICYDHFAFRTFGVNGHGIDSMASLFLDYGYTQKGELRFPAKKLRALWFSPPSIPHSNTGSGVNGPLPRIFISELLVDQISPQAQEIIKKYVEVSASGYKHAALASTLGFLTWNKPLYSEFEQLARESEYAAWTLVNGYALNHVTISTHRLKSQLRSINCLDQFIEDNGFKLNSEGGILKVSPDGLLLQSSTVADSITFKFSDGVTESVPCSYIEFAERLVLPQYKNLPEQEQVREFHRRDGFEVGNADKIFESTSKEQLTRRAA, encoded by the exons ATGAAACTGTCTACGATCATGTTTTCCGTCAGCGCACCCTCGATTAGAACCAAATCTCCGTCTCTCACTTCCGCTTCATTTGGCTCCCTTTGCTGCTCTTCTTATCCTTCACTGCAAACCAAATCGCGTAATTTTATTCCCTTGAAGAACGTTGCGCTTCCTTGGAATTCAATTTCCACAGGAAAACGACGATACCTCTGTTCCGTCTCTGCTTCTAAATCGGAAAATGGATTCACCGGATCCTCTTTTCAG GGAGATGAATCATTTTTCAGGAGTGTATTGGCTGGTATGGAAACGGTTTATTTGAACAGGAACCCCACGGCGAAAGCTGTTTTGGAGCTGGTTCAGTCAGCTGACGGCGAACCAATCTGCTATGATCATTTTGCTTTCAGGACATTTGGG gTGAATGGTCATGGGATTGATTCCATGGCAAGCCTTTTCCTGGATTATGGTTATACACAGAAGGGGGAACTGAGATTTCCTGCCAAAAAATTGAGAGCTCTGTGGTTTTCGCCTCCCAGTATTCCACATTCTAATACTGGCAGTGGTGTTAATGGGCCTTTGCCCAGAATTTTCATTTCGGAGCTTCTTGTTGATCAGATAAGCCCACAAGCTCAA GAAATCATTAAAAAATATGTTGAAGTATCTGCGAGCGGATATAAACATGCAGCTCTTGCAAGTACTCTAGGCTTTCTGACATGGAACAAGCCCTTATATTCTGAATTTGAGCAATTAGCAAG GGAGAGTGAATATGCTGCCTGGACACTTGTCAATGGTTATGCACTAAACCATGTTACCATTTCCACTCATCGGCTGAAATCTCAGTTGAGAAGTATCAATTGCCTTGATCAATTTATTGAAGATAATGGgttcaaattaaattctgaagggGGCATTCTGAAAG TGAGTCCTGATGGCCTTTTGCTGCAAAGTTCAACTGTGGCTGATTCAATCACTTTCAAATTTTCTGATGGTGTCACTGAATCAGTTCCTTGTTCATATATCGAGTTTGCTGAACGCCTTGTGCTGCCACAGTATAAAAATCTACCAGAACAAGAG CAGGTTAGGGAATTCCACAGGCGAGATGGGTTTGAGGTTGGGAATGCTGATAAGATCTTTGAGAGCACATCCAAAGAGCAATTGACTAGGAGGGCTGCATAA